A window of the Canis aureus isolate CA01 chromosome 29, VMU_Caureus_v.1.0, whole genome shotgun sequence genome harbors these coding sequences:
- the IKZF5 gene encoding zinc finger protein Pegasus: MGEKKPEPLDFVKDFQEYLTQQTHHVNMISGSVSGDKEAEALQGAGTDGDQNGLDHPSVEVSLDENSGMLVDGFERTFDGKLKCRYCNYASKGTARLIEHIRIHTGEKPHRCHLCPFASAYERHLEAHMRSHTGEKPYKCELCSFRCSDRSNLSHHRRRKHKMVPIKGTRSSLSSKKMWGVLQKKTSNLGYSRRALINLSPPSMVVQKPDYLNDFTHEIPNIQTDSYESMAKPTSTGGLPRDPQELMVDNPLNQLSTLAGQLSSLPPENQNPASPDVVPCPDEKPFMMQQPSAQAVVAAVSASIPQSSSPTSPEPRPSHSQRNYSPVAGPSSEPSAHTSTPSIGNSQPSTPAPTLPVQDPQLLHHCQHCDMYFADNILYTIHMGCHGYENPFQCNICGCKCKNKYDFACHFARGQHNQH; the protein is encoded by the exons atggGTGAAAAGAAACCAGAGCCTTTGGACTTCGTGAAAGATTTCCAAGAATATCTGACTCAACAGACTCATCATGTGAACATGATTTCTGGATCAGTTAGTGGGGACAAAGAAGCAGAGGCTCTTCAGGGAG CTGGAACAGATGGTGATCAAAATGGACTCGATCACCCATCTGTTGAAGTTTCCCTGGATGAAAACTCAGGAATGTTAGTAGACGGGTTTGAAAGGACCTTTGATGGGAAGCTCAAGTGTCGGTACTGCAACTATGCCAGCAAAGGAACAGCCCGGCTTATTGAACATATTAGAATCCACACAG gtGAGAAACCTCATAGATGTCACTTATGTCCATTTGCATCTGCTTACGAGCGTCATCTGGAAGCCCACATGCGTTCCCATACAGGAGAAAAACCATACAAATGTGAATTATGTTCCTTCCGCTGCAGTGATCGAAGTAACCTATCCCATCATCGAAGGCGCAAGCATAAAATGGTACCAATTAAAGGTACTAGGTCTTCCTTAAGCAGCAAGAAAATGTGGGGAgttttacagaagaaaacaagCAATCTGGGCTATAGCAGAAGAGCATTAATCAACTTAAGTCCACCTTCCATGGTGGTTCAGAAGCCAGACTACCTTAACGATTTTACCCATGAAATCCCAAATATCCAGACTGACTCCTATGAAAGTATGGCAAAACCCACATCAACTGGTGGCCTCCCAAGAGACCCCCAAGAACTCATGGTTGACAACCCCTTAAATCAGCTCTCAACCCTGGCAGGACAGTTGTCTAGTTTGCCACCGGAAAACCAAAACCCTGCATCTCCTGATGTAGTTCCCTGCCCCGACGAGAAGCCTTTCATGATGCAGCAGCCGTCTGCCCAAGCAGTGGTTGCTGCCGTGTCAGCAAGTATTCCTCAGAGCTCCTCTCCCACAAGCCCTGAGCCTCGGCCATCACATAGTCAGAGGAACTATAGTCCAGTGGCAGGTCCGAGCAGTGAACCAAGTGCCCACACGAGTACTCCCAGCATAGGGAACAGCCAGCCGAGCACCCCGGCTCCGACCCTGCCTGTCCAGGATCCGCAGCTTCTACACCACTGCCAGCACTGTGATATGTACTTTGCCGACAATATCCTTTACACCATTCACATGGGATGCCATGGGTATGAAAATCCTTTTCAGTGTAACATATGTGGTTGCAAATGTAAAAACAAGTATGATTTTGCCTGTCATTTTGCAAGGGGACAACATAACCAACACTGA